From one Nycticebus coucang isolate mNycCou1 chromosome 14, mNycCou1.pri, whole genome shotgun sequence genomic stretch:
- the LOC128564487 gene encoding olfactory receptor 52A5-like, translated as MEPTNMSYLNPRTLILIGIPGLEHVQFGVGFPIFGLCLVTLLGNIFLLIVISTERSLHKPMYIFLAVLAATDLGLCVTIAPKMLAIFWFGSCLMDFDVCLIQLFFIHTFQGMESGILLAMAFDRYVAICDPLRHSSILTPFFVVRVVLMVAIRATVLVGILPILLKRLQHFYSVIIVHSYCEHMAVVKLAAEDVHMNKSFGLFVAFAILGFDMIFVFISYILIFQAVFVLPQKEARIKAFNTCIPHIIVFLEFYILAFFSFFSHRFGHVPPYVHIILSTLYLLVPAALNPIVYGMKTKEIRRQLALICILKPDV; from the coding sequence ATGGAACCCACCAACATGTCATATCTGAACCCAAGGACACTGATCCTGATTGGGATCCCTGGACTGGAGCACGTACAGTTTGGAGTTGGCTTTCCCATCTTTGGCTTGTGCCTGGTGACCCTGCTGGGGAACATCTTCTTGCTAATCGTTATCTCTACAGAACGCAGTCTACACAAACCCATGTACATCTTCCTGGCAGTATTGGCAGCCACTGACCTAGGTCTCTGTGTAACCATTGCTCCTAAAATGTTGGCCATCTTCTGGTTTGGCTCTTGTTTAATGGATTTTGATGTCTGTCTCAtccaactcttcttcattcacacCTTTCAGGGCATGGAATCTGGCATCCTGCTGGCAATGGCCTTTGATCGCTATGTTGCCATCTGTGATCCTTTGAGGCACAGCTCCATCCTCACGCCTTTCTTTGTAGTTCGGGTGGTGCTTATGGTGGCAATTCGGGCAACAGTGCTTGTTGGAATTTTACCCATTCTCCTTAAACGACTTCAGCATTTCTATTCTGTAATTATTGTCCATTCTTACTGTGAACACATGGCTGTGGTCAAACTGGCTGCAGAAGATGTTCATATGAACAAATCATTTGGGCTCTTTGTGGCTTTTGCAATTCTAGGTTTTGACATGATTTTTGTCTTCATCTCCTATATTCTGATTTTTCAGGCTGTTTTTGTTCTTCCCCAGAAGGAGGCACGGATCAAAGCATTCAACACTTGCATTCCTCATATTATTGTGTTCCTGGAGTTTTATatccttgcctttttttctttcttcagccaTCGTTTTGGCCATGTACCACCTTATGTCCACATCATCTTGTCTACCCTCTACCTGCTTGTTCCCGCTGCCCTTAACCCCATTGTCTATGGCATGAAGACCAAGGAGATCCGCAGGCAGCTTGCCCTTATTTGCATTCTGAAACCTGACGTTTAG
- the LOC128566043 gene encoding olfactory receptor 52A5-like, translating into MEPTNMSYLNPRTLILIGIPGLEHVQFGVGFPIFGLCLVTLLGNIFLLIIISTERSLHEPMYIFLAVLAATDLGLCVTIAPKMLAIFWFGSCLMDFDVCLTQLFFIHAFQGMESGILLAMAFDRYVAICDPLRHTSILTPSVLGRMIVVVAIRAIVLVGLLPCLIKRLHVFHSIHIAHSYCEHMAVVKLAAEDILVNKICGLFVGFTILGFDMVFILVSYVLIFQAVFHLQQKEARLKAFNTCTAHIFVFLEFYILAFFSFFSHRFGHVAPSTHILLSTIYLLVPPALNPIVYGVKNKVIFNRVAKFFF; encoded by the coding sequence ATGGAACCCACCAACATGTCATATCTGAACCCAAGGACACTGATCCTGATTGGGATCCCTGGACTGGAGCACGTACAGTTTGGGGTTGGCTTTCCCATCTTTGGCTTGTGCCTTGTGACCCTGCTGGGGAACATCTTCTTGCTAATCATTATCTCTACAGAACGCAGTCTACACGAACCCATGTACATCTTCCTGGCAGTATTGGCAGCCACTGACCTAGGTCTCTGTGTAACCATTGCTCCTAAAATGTTGGCCATCTTCTGGTTTGGCTCTTGCTTAATGGATTTTGATGTCTGTCTCAcccaactcttcttcattcacgccTTTCAGGGCATGGAATCTGGCATTCTGCTGGCGATGGCCTTCGATCGCTATGTTGCCATCTGTGATCCTTTGAGGCACACCTCCATCCTCACCCCTTCTGTTTTGGGTCGCATGATAGTGGTGGTGGCAATTCGAGCTATAGTGCTGGTTGGTCTATTACCCTGTCTAATCAAAAGACTGCATGTTTTCCATTCCATTCACATTGCCCACTCTTACTGCGAGCACATGGCTGTGGTTAAGCTGGCTGCAGAAGACATTCTAGTCAATAAGATATGTGGTCTCTTTGTGGGCTTTACCATTCTTGGATTTGACATGGTTTTTATCCTTGTATCTTATGTTCTAATTTTCCAAGCTGTTTTTCATCTACAACAAAAGGAGGCACGGCTTAAAGCATTTAACACATGCACAGCTCATATTTTTGTCTTCCTTGAATTTTATAttcttgcctttttctcttttttcagccATCGTTTTGGACATGTTGCCCCGTCTACCCACATTCTTTTGTCTACTATCTATCTCCTTGTGCCACCTGCACTCAATCCTATTGTCTATGGTGTAAAAAATAAGGTAATTTTTAACCGTGTGGCAAAGTTTTTCTTCTGA
- the LOC128566044 gene encoding olfactory receptor 52A5-like yields the protein MASINMSYWNPRTVILIGIPGLEHMQFWIGFPFFALCLVALLGNVILLIIIPAERSLHQPLYIFLAVLAATDIGLCAAIVPKMLAIFWFQNCSMAFDACLAQLFFIHTLQCMESGILLAMAFDRYIAICDPLRHTSILTPSVLGRMIVVVAIRAIVLVGLLPCLIKRLHVFHSIHIAHSYCEHMAVVKLAAEDILVNKICGLFVGFTILGFDMVFILVSYVLIFQAVFHLQQKEARLKAFNTCTAHIFVFLEFYILAFFSFFSHRFGHVAPSTHILLSTIYLLVPPALNPIVYGVKNKVIFNRVAKFFF from the coding sequence ATGGCCTCCATCAACATGTCATATTGGAACCCCAGAACTGTGATCTTGATTGGCATTCCTGGTCTAGAGCACATGCAATTTTGGATTGGATTTCCCTTTTTTGCCTTGTGCCTAGTGGCTCTTTTGGGAAATGTCATTTTACTAATCATTATCCCTGCAGAACGTAGTTTGCACCAGCCCTTGTACATATTCCTGGCTGTGCTGGCAGCTACGGACATAGGACTCTGTGCAGCCATTGTTCCTAAGAtgctggccattttttggttccAAAATTGCTCCATGGCCTTTGATGCCTGTCTAGCCCAATTATTTTTCATCCACACTTTGCAGTGCATGGAGTCGGGCATTCTATTGGCCATGGCCTTTGACCGCTACATTGCCATCTGTGATCCTTTGAGGCACACCTCCATCCTCACCCCTTCTGTTTTGGGTCGCATGATAGTGGTGGTGGCAATTCGAGCTATAGTGCTGGTTGGTCTATTACCCTGTCTAATCAAAAGACTGCATGTTTTCCATTCCATTCACATTGCCCACTCTTACTGCGAGCACATGGCTGTGGTTAAGCTGGCTGCAGAAGACATTCTAGTCAATAAGATATGTGGTCTCTTTGTGGGCTTTACCATTCTTGGATTTGACATGGTTTTTATCCTTGTATCTTATGTTCTAATTTTCCAAGCTGTTTTTCATCTACAACAAAAGGAGGCACGGCTTAAAGCATTTAACACATGCACAGCTCATATTTTTGTCTTCCTTGAATTTTATAttcttgcctttttctcttttttcagccATCGTTTTGGACATGTTGCCCCTTCTACCCACATTCTTTTGTCTACTATCTATCTCCTTGTGCCACCTGCACTCAATCCTATTGTCTATGGTGTAAAAAATAAGGTAATTTTTAACCGTGTGGCAAAGTTTTTCTTCTGA